A DNA window from Balneolaceae bacterium contains the following coding sequences:
- a CDS encoding DUF4212 domain-containing protein, producing the protein MERKNRKAYWRANLRYVGSLLAVWFLVSYVFGILLVEQLNEIQVAGFKLGFWFAQQGSIYVFVVLIFVYVWLMNRLDRRFGVHEE; encoded by the coding sequence ATGGAACGTAAAAACAGAAAGGCTTACTGGCGCGCCAATCTGCGTTATGTGGGCTCGTTGCTGGCCGTCTGGTTCCTGGTCTCCTACGTATTCGGCATCCTGCTGGTCGAGCAGCTCAACGAGATCCAGGTGGCAGGCTTCAAGCTGGGTTTCTGGTTCGCCCAGCAGGGCTCCATCTACGTGTTCGTGGTCCTTATTTTTGTCTACGTCTGGCTGATGAACCGGCTGGACCGCCGCTTCGGGGTGCACGAGGAGTAG
- a CDS encoding sigma-70 family RNA polymerase sigma factor encodes MSTSRLDYSELVAALKQHKDGQANELLEELLPRLKDYLEVTMDADPRDAEECIQQAFFNVYEQILQGNIRREKYIFSYLIQACRNEYMRFYKEQHRFTSPEEEKSEHLTTPAQQVENLMDEDRQRILKECLEELEEESRELIEYFIEKPDASTKEVSRLFNLSGANVRTRKSRILSRLHHCFKRKWKL; translated from the coding sequence TTGAGTACCTCCAGACTTGATTATTCGGAACTGGTCGCGGCCCTGAAACAGCACAAGGATGGACAGGCCAACGAGCTGCTCGAAGAGCTTCTTCCCCGGCTGAAGGACTACCTGGAGGTCACCATGGATGCCGATCCCAGGGATGCCGAAGAGTGCATACAGCAGGCCTTTTTCAACGTCTATGAGCAGATTCTGCAGGGCAATATCCGCAGGGAGAAGTACATCTTCAGCTATCTCATCCAGGCCTGCCGCAACGAATACATGCGTTTCTACAAGGAACAGCACCGCTTTACTTCTCCGGAGGAGGAGAAGTCGGAACACCTCACCACGCCGGCCCAGCAAGTGGAGAACCTGATGGATGAGGACCGCCAGCGCATCCTGAAGGAGTGCCTTGAGGAGCTAGAGGAGGAGTCCCGTGAGCTGATCGAGTATTTCATTGAAAAGCCCGACGCCAGCACCAAGGAGGTCAGCAGGCTTTTCAACCTGAGCGGGGCCAATGTACGCACCAGGAAATCACGCATCCTGAGCCGGCTGCACCACTGCTTCAAGCGCAAGTGGAAACTATAG